The following coding sequences lie in one Lolium perenne isolate Kyuss_39 chromosome 2, Kyuss_2.0, whole genome shotgun sequence genomic window:
- the LOC127334754 gene encoding OVARIAN TUMOR DOMAIN-containing deubiquitinating enzyme 6-like, whose amino-acid sequence MVMEASRAEFLNHQQVNFRESSMSAGAEPSSSAAISGSSGSAAVGDKGSENCFVLPDTVLTRSMQLLLAMGFSYIQVMEAYSIFGEDVDSMICYLVEMGGAGASAGGSNRRKGKAAE is encoded by the exons ATGGTGATGGAGGCCTCTCGGGCAGAATTTCTTAACCACCAGCAGGTTAACTTCAGAGAGTCATCAATGTCAGCAGGGGCAGAGCCATCTTCTTCTGCCGCAA TTAGTGGGTCGTCTGGTTCGGCCGCGGTAGGGGATAAAGGCAGTGAGAATTGTTTTGTACTCCCAGACACCGTGCTGACTCGCAGCATGCAGTTGCTCCTAGCAATGGGCTTTAGTTACATCCAAGTGATGGAAGCCTACAGCATATTCGGCGAGGACGTGGACTCGATGATCTGCTACCTGGTGGAGATGGGAGGCGCGGGAGCCTCTGCAGGTGGCAGCAACCGCCGGAAAGGAAAGGCTGCTGAGTGA